One genomic region from Thalassotalea sp. PS06 encodes:
- the pdxA gene encoding 4-hydroxythreonine-4-phosphate dehydrogenase PdxA, whose translation MVSKIAITPGEPAGVGPDILIKLAQENWPVQLIAIADPELLKQRAEQLGLSIEVDLYDESEAAKAHQAGRITVKPVLLADTCVPGALNPNNGAYVVETLRLACEGNMSGEFDAIVTGPVHKGLINKSGIPFSGHTEYFAQQANCSDVVMMLATEGLRVSLMTTHIPLAYVSKAITFERIQKITRILDTDLKQKFGIQEPKIYVCGLNPHAGEDGHLGREEIDVISPALDSLRAEGIHLVGPLPADTIFQEKYLAQADAVMAMYHDQGLPVLKYKGFGASVNITLGLPFIRTSVDHGTAIELAGKGKADCGSFRAALNHAIELVTNRK comes from the coding sequence ATGGTCTCCAAAATCGCAATTACACCAGGTGAACCGGCAGGCGTCGGTCCCGATATTTTAATAAAACTGGCTCAGGAAAACTGGCCGGTGCAGTTAATTGCGATTGCCGACCCTGAGCTCCTGAAGCAGCGCGCAGAGCAACTCGGTCTTAGCATCGAAGTCGATTTATACGACGAGTCTGAGGCTGCAAAAGCTCACCAGGCTGGCCGGATTACGGTCAAACCTGTTTTGCTTGCTGACACCTGTGTACCGGGCGCCTTAAACCCAAATAATGGCGCCTATGTGGTAGAAACCTTGCGTCTTGCCTGTGAAGGCAACATGAGCGGTGAATTTGATGCCATTGTCACCGGTCCTGTGCACAAAGGCTTGATCAATAAATCAGGTATTCCATTTAGTGGTCACACCGAATATTTTGCCCAACAGGCAAATTGCTCTGACGTAGTGATGATGCTGGCAACCGAAGGTTTAAGAGTGTCTTTAATGACAACCCACATCCCTTTGGCGTATGTCTCTAAAGCGATTACATTTGAACGTATTCAGAAAATTACCCGTATCCTTGATACCGATTTAAAACAGAAATTTGGTATTCAAGAGCCGAAAATTTACGTGTGTGGCCTGAACCCCCATGCTGGAGAAGATGGTCACTTAGGTCGTGAAGAAATCGATGTGATTTCACCTGCACTTGATAGCCTCAGAGCCGAGGGTATTCACTTGGTTGGCCCTTTGCCTGCTGACACTATTTTTCAGGAAAAATATCTGGCTCAGGCCGATGCTGTGATGGCTATGTATCACGATCAGGGATTACCCGTACTAAAATATAAAGGATTCGGGGCATCGGTAAACATCACCCTTGGCCTACCCTTTATCCGCACCAGTGTCGATCACGGCACCGCCATTGAGCTTGCCGGTAAAGGCAAAGCGGATTGCGGCAGTTTTCGTGCCGCCCTTAACCACGCGATAGAGTTGGTAACCAACAGAAAATGA
- the surA gene encoding peptidylprolyl isomerase SurA translates to MLNKTIIRKAVLASGLMISALSFNAAVKAEEQPLDKVAAIVNSGVVLESEVQALVDQVKQRAQDEGQALPSDNALRTQAMEKLITDSLMMQLGERMGVQISDAQLDETIKNIARENGFNNIVDFRMQILNSGLQWDSYREDVRKELITGEVRRASVRRRVSITTQEIDNLVSMMQQQTNADIEYNLGHILIAFPDDPNQEDLVAAKERADKVVDLLKNGSDFKKIAIASSSAPTALEGGDLGWRGINEMPTLFAELVDGKDSGDIFGPVRTGLGFNIIKILDIRGKQKVEVQEVKSRHILIKPSIILSEEKAEQMLLDMLAKIEAGEADFDTLARENSEGPTATRGGDLGWADPESYDPAFKNALATLDVDEYHKPFRSSFGWHLVQLTGRRTLDATDTNNSNRAYQLIYNRKFGVESVRWMKEIRDEAYIEIMDEGNSD, encoded by the coding sequence ATGTTAAATAAAACAATAATCCGAAAGGCCGTTTTGGCATCAGGCCTGATGATCAGTGCTTTGAGTTTCAACGCTGCTGTAAAAGCCGAGGAACAACCTCTTGATAAAGTCGCAGCTATTGTGAATTCAGGTGTCGTCCTGGAATCTGAAGTACAGGCTCTGGTTGATCAGGTAAAACAACGTGCCCAGGATGAAGGCCAGGCGTTACCATCTGATAACGCACTTCGCACCCAGGCCATGGAAAAGCTGATCACCGACAGCCTGATGATGCAGCTTGGTGAACGGATGGGTGTACAAATCAGTGATGCTCAACTGGATGAGACCATCAAAAATATCGCCCGTGAAAACGGCTTTAACAATATCGTCGATTTTCGTATGCAAATTTTAAATAGCGGCCTGCAATGGGACAGCTATCGTGAAGACGTACGCAAGGAATTGATAACCGGTGAAGTCCGCCGTGCCAGTGTTCGTCGCCGCGTCTCTATTACTACCCAGGAGATCGATAACCTGGTTTCTATGATGCAACAGCAAACCAATGCTGATATCGAATACAACCTTGGTCACATCCTCATCGCTTTCCCAGATGATCCTAACCAGGAAGACTTAGTAGCCGCAAAAGAGCGTGCCGACAAAGTTGTTGATCTTCTGAAAAACGGTTCAGACTTTAAAAAGATTGCCATTGCATCTTCAAGTGCTCCTACTGCGTTAGAAGGTGGCGATCTAGGCTGGCGAGGCATCAATGAAATGCCAACCCTGTTTGCAGAATTAGTAGATGGAAAAGACTCTGGTGACATTTTCGGCCCGGTTCGTACTGGCCTAGGTTTTAATATCATCAAAATTCTCGATATCCGCGGTAAGCAAAAAGTCGAAGTGCAGGAGGTTAAATCCCGTCACATCCTTATCAAGCCGTCGATCATCTTATCGGAAGAAAAAGCCGAGCAAATGCTACTTGATATGTTGGCGAAAATTGAAGCTGGCGAAGCAGATTTTGATACCTTAGCCCGTGAAAACTCCGAAGGTCCGACAGCGACTCGTGGCGGTGATTTAGGCTGGGCTGATCCAGAAAGCTATGACCCAGCGTTTAAAAACGCGTTGGCAACATTAGACGTTGATGAATACCACAAGCCATTCCGTTCATCATTTGGCTGGCACTTAGTGCAGTTAACCGGTCGTCGCACCTTAGATGCTACAGACACCAATAACTCCAACCGTGCTTACCAGCTCATATACAACCGTAAGTTTGGTGTTGAGTCTGTTCGATGGATGAAAGAAATTCGCGACGAAGCGTATATTGAAATTATGGATGAAGGAAACAGCGACTAA
- the argR gene encoding transcriptional regulator ArgR, giving the protein MSLQQKQEALVNAFKDLLKQERFGSQGEIVEALRAQGFDNISQSKVSRMLSKFGAVRTRNARQEMVYCLPAELGVPTAKSPLRQLVLDIEANEMMIILRTSPGAAQLIARLLDSLGKADGVLGTIAGDDTIFIAPTKVSEIDATLEKLHVLFQKM; this is encoded by the coding sequence ATGTCATTACAGCAAAAGCAGGAAGCATTGGTGAATGCTTTTAAAGATTTACTGAAACAGGAAAGATTTGGTTCTCAAGGTGAGATAGTCGAAGCGCTTCGCGCTCAGGGCTTTGATAATATCAGCCAGTCGAAAGTGTCCCGGATGTTGAGTAAATTCGGTGCCGTGCGCACCCGTAACGCACGGCAGGAAATGGTTTATTGTCTGCCAGCAGAGCTTGGTGTTCCTACCGCCAAAAGTCCGCTGCGTCAGTTAGTACTCGATATCGAAGCCAATGAAATGATGATAATCCTGCGCACCAGTCCGGGTGCGGCACAGTTAATTGCTCGTTTGTTGGATTCATTGGGTAAAGCCGATGGCGTACTGGGTACTATCGCCGGTGACGACACCATCTTTATCGCACCCACTAAAGTCAGCGAGATTGACGCAACGTTAGAGAAGCTGCACGTACTTTTCCAGAAAATGTAA
- a CDS encoding symmetrical bis(5'-nucleosyl)-tetraphosphatase yields the protein MAIYLVGDVQGCYVELQQVLDQANFDPQHDELWLTGDLVARGPDSLATLRFLKSLGSVAKPVLGNHDLHLLAIWEGFKKPHKKDLLEPLLEASDAPELIEWLAQQPLLRKLPDSNAYMSHAGIAPQWDVETAIKQAAYVQSCLQRDRRYYLGIMYGNNPAAWNQAEDAEQRFRYSVNALTRMRYCTSSGDLEFTHKEHPDHNPDNGLYPWFELDGNLGETEWVIGHWATLDGNCSNPNVYALDTGCVWGGYMTLLRWQDKKIFRVPSIKRAG from the coding sequence ATGGCGATATATCTGGTCGGTGATGTGCAAGGATGCTACGTTGAGTTACAACAGGTACTCGACCAGGCTAACTTCGACCCGCAACATGACGAACTCTGGCTAACCGGCGATCTCGTCGCCCGCGGTCCCGATTCTCTTGCTACATTACGGTTTCTTAAATCGCTTGGTAGTGTTGCCAAACCTGTCCTCGGTAATCACGATTTACACTTGCTTGCGATTTGGGAAGGTTTTAAAAAGCCACACAAAAAAGATTTATTAGAGCCCTTGCTAGAAGCCAGTGATGCACCTGAGCTTATCGAGTGGCTGGCACAGCAACCATTATTGAGAAAACTTCCTGATAGCAATGCCTACATGAGCCATGCGGGTATTGCTCCACAATGGGATGTGGAAACCGCGATAAAGCAAGCCGCCTATGTCCAGTCTTGCCTGCAACGGGATCGCCGTTATTATCTTGGCATTATGTATGGCAACAATCCTGCAGCATGGAACCAGGCTGAAGATGCCGAGCAGCGATTTCGCTACAGCGTTAATGCCTTGACCCGCATGCGGTACTGCACCTCTTCTGGCGATCTGGAATTTACTCATAAAGAACACCCCGACCACAATCCTGATAATGGCCTGTATCCCTGGTTCGAACTGGATGGTAATCTAGGCGAGACAGAATGGGTTATTGGTCATTGGGCGACCCTCGATGGCAATTGTTCCAATCCCAACGTTTACGCTCTGGATACCGGTTGCGTCTGGGGTGGATATATGACTTTGCTACGTTGGCAGGATAAGAAAATTTTTCGTGTTCCGTCGATCAAACGTGCCGGGTAA
- a CDS encoding Dyp-type peroxidase, which produces MAREQFGVCAEPNLHSYYLLFNVLENKNDYVRHTLAKLPEMFADYQEQFSESNLNAVIAIGAAYWDEFYPRAKPVGLRPFAAMQRDDRVAPANNIDLYIEIRSDRADVNHIVSTRVCEMLNSSVELVEQVKGFRYLDGRDLTGFVDGTENPKGPHKREVALVKGENQPTFANGSYLHIQRYRHNMKLWQTLETKQQEDVYGRTKRDDIEYAAADKADTAHTKRANLKDDQGNSLELVRQSMPYGHMKVQGLFFVAYCNNPDNFELILNSMINGDSEGNYDHILKYTQAETGAAFFAPSIDFIENLAPENDTIPH; this is translated from the coding sequence ATGGCAAGAGAGCAATTTGGTGTCTGTGCCGAACCGAATTTACACAGCTATTACCTGCTTTTTAATGTTCTTGAAAATAAAAATGATTATGTTCGTCACACTCTGGCAAAGCTTCCAGAAATGTTTGCCGACTACCAGGAGCAGTTTTCTGAATCAAACTTAAATGCTGTAATTGCCATTGGTGCCGCCTATTGGGATGAATTTTACCCTCGGGCTAAGCCCGTCGGATTGCGCCCGTTTGCAGCAATGCAGCGGGATGATAGAGTAGCGCCAGCAAATAACATAGACCTTTATATCGAAATTCGCAGCGATCGCGCTGATGTAAATCATATTGTCAGCACTCGTGTATGCGAGATGCTCAACTCCAGCGTTGAATTGGTTGAACAGGTCAAAGGGTTTCGCTACCTGGATGGACGGGACCTGACCGGTTTTGTTGACGGTACAGAGAACCCTAAAGGACCACATAAACGCGAAGTAGCGCTGGTAAAAGGTGAAAACCAACCGACATTTGCGAATGGTAGTTACCTGCATATTCAACGATATCGCCACAACATGAAGCTTTGGCAAACCCTGGAAACCAAGCAGCAGGAAGATGTTTATGGTCGAACCAAACGTGATGACATTGAATATGCCGCGGCAGATAAAGCCGATACCGCTCATACTAAACGAGCAAACCTAAAGGATGATCAAGGTAATTCCCTGGAGTTAGTTCGACAAAGCATGCCGTACGGTCACATGAAAGTTCAGGGGCTGTTTTTTGTCGCTTATTGCAACAATCCCGATAATTTTGAATTGATTCTTAACAGTATGATTAACGGCGACTCTGAGGGTAACTACGACCATATCCTCAAGTACACACAAGCTGAAACCGGTGCAGCGTTTTTTGCACCATCAATAGACTTTATTGAGAATCTGGCACCTGAGAATGATACCATTCCACATTAA
- the rsmA gene encoding 16S rRNA (adenine(1518)-N(6)/adenine(1519)-N(6))-dimethyltransferase RsmA: MSNKSHLGHQAKKRFGQNFLHDDAVISRIVDAIDPSSGENLIEIGPGLGALTEPVIERAGDISVVELDRDLAHRLRHHPFIAKHLTIYEIDALKFDFGTLADEQPLRVFGNLPYNISTPLIFHLLTFKDKIKDMHFMLQKEVVNRMAAAPDSKAYGRLSIMCQYYCQVVPVMEIGPEAFQPPPKVDSAIVRLIPHKEIPVPAKDVKWLSRVCTEAFNQRRKTIRNSLSKLLSAEQLESLGIKPSLRPENLSLQQYVQIANYLADNSPE, encoded by the coding sequence ATGAGTAACAAAAGCCATTTAGGGCACCAGGCCAAGAAACGGTTTGGTCAAAACTTTTTACATGACGATGCCGTCATCAGTCGAATTGTCGATGCTATCGACCCAAGCTCGGGTGAAAACCTGATTGAAATTGGCCCAGGCTTAGGCGCCCTGACAGAACCGGTTATCGAAAGAGCTGGCGATATTAGCGTTGTCGAATTAGATCGCGACCTGGCCCACCGCCTGCGCCATCATCCGTTCATTGCCAAACACCTTACTATCTATGAAATTGATGCACTGAAATTTGATTTCGGTACACTGGCCGATGAACAACCACTGCGTGTTTTTGGGAATCTCCCCTATAATATTTCAACGCCTTTAATTTTTCATTTATTGACATTTAAAGATAAAATTAAAGATATGCACTTCATGTTGCAAAAAGAAGTGGTTAATCGCATGGCCGCGGCACCGGATAGCAAAGCGTATGGCCGCTTGTCTATTATGTGCCAATATTACTGTCAGGTGGTTCCTGTAATGGAAATTGGTCCGGAAGCATTCCAGCCACCACCGAAAGTTGACAGTGCGATTGTGCGATTAATCCCTCATAAGGAAATCCCTGTTCCTGCCAAGGATGTCAAATGGCTTAGCCGAGTTTGTACAGAAGCCTTTAACCAAAGAAGAAAAACAATCCGAAACAGTTTGAGTAAATTGCTATCCGCTGAACAATTGGAATCTTTGGGTATCAAACCAAGTTTGCGTCCCGAGAACCTTAGCCTGCAGCAGTATGTGCAGATAGCCAATTATTTAGCCGATAATTCACCAGAGTAA
- the apaG gene encoding Co2+/Mg2+ efflux protein ApaG has translation MNTLSSQDNSQVDINAQVHFIEEQSDQYNERFVFSYTITIENRSEETLQLLARSWLITDANGNKVSVEGDGVVGQQPVIAAGQSYQYTSGSIIKTPLGTMEGFYTLKDLSGNEHKVQIPVFRLAVPNILN, from the coding sequence ATGAACACCCTAAGTAGCCAGGATAATTCTCAGGTAGACATTAATGCTCAGGTACATTTTATTGAAGAGCAGTCCGATCAATATAATGAGCGTTTTGTCTTCAGTTACACTATAACCATAGAAAATCGCAGCGAAGAAACCTTACAGCTTCTTGCCCGCAGCTGGCTGATCACTGATGCCAATGGCAATAAAGTCTCCGTGGAAGGCGACGGCGTAGTTGGCCAACAACCCGTTATTGCCGCAGGCCAATCTTATCAATACACCAGTGGTTCCATTATTAAAACCCCCTTAGGCACCATGGAAGGCTTTTATACCTTAAAAGATCTAAGTGGAAACGAACATAAGGTTCAGATCCCGGTATTCCGTCTAGCGGTGCCAAACATACTGAATTAA